The following coding sequences are from one Triticum dicoccoides isolate Atlit2015 ecotype Zavitan chromosome 4A, WEW_v2.0, whole genome shotgun sequence window:
- the LOC119286297 gene encoding peroxidase 4-like, translating to MAARAIVVLVSLILAVVAGGASAQLSSGFYSRSCPGMLKAVRSALRPAIVRERRVGASIVRLFFHDCFVQGCDASLLLDDASGLRGEKNAKPNKNSVRGFEVIDAIKAAVEKECPGVVSCADILAIAAEESVVLLGGPSWEVKMGRRDSTTASFSGAENNIPPPTSGLANLTSLFAAQGLSQKDMVALSGAHTVGQARCTFFRDHIYNDTNIDSGFARSRQSGCPRTAGSGDNNLAPLDLQTPSTFENDYYKNLVQKRGILHSDQELFNGGAADALVQQYIGSQSAFFKDFVVGMIKMGDITPLTGSSGQIRKNCRRIN from the exons ATGGCGGCGCGCGCCATTGTCGTCCTGGTCTCGCTCATcctcgcggtggtcgccggcggcgcgtCGGCGCAGCTGTCGTCGGGCTTCTACTCCCGCTCGTGCCCGGGCATGCTCAAAGCCGTGCGCTCGGCGCTGCGGCCGGCGATCGTCAGGGAGCGGCGCGTGGGCGCCTCCATCGTCCGCCTCttcttccacgactgcttcgtccAGGGCTGCGACGCCTCGCTGCTGCTGGACGACGCGTCGGGCCTGCGCGGCGAGAAGAACGCCAAGCCCAACAAGAACTCAGTCAGGGGGTTTGAGGTCATCGACGCCATCAAGGCGGCCGTCGAGAAGGAGTGTCCCGGcgtcgtctcctgcgccgacatccTCGCCATCGCCGCCGAGGAGAGCGTCGTCTTG CTGGGTGGCCCGAGCTGGGAGGTGAAGATGGGGCGGAGGGACTCAACGACGGCGAGCTTCAGCGGCGCCGAGAACAACATCCCGCCGCCTACGTCGGGGCTCGCAAACCTTACGTCGCTCTTCGCCGCTCAGGGGCTCTCCCAGAAAGACATGGTCGCGCTCTCAG GAGCCCACACGGTCGGCCAAGCACGCTGCACATTCTTCCGGGACCACATCTACAACGACACAAACATCGACTCCGGCTTCGCCAGGAGCCGCCAGTCAGGCTGCCCTCGTACCGCCGGCTCCGGCGACAACAACCTGGCGCCACTGGACCTGCAGACCCCGAGCACCTTCGAGAACGACTACTACAAGAACCTCGTCCAAAAGAGGGGCATCCTGCACTCGGACCAGGAGCTCTTCAACGGCGGCGCCGCCGACGCGCTGGTCCAGCAGTACATCGGCAGCCAGAGCGCCTTCTTCAAGGACTTCGTGGTGGGGATGATCAAGATGGGGGACATCACGCCGCTGACTGGGTCCAGCGGACAGATCAGGAAGAACTGCAGGAGGATCAACTAA